One Paramisgurnus dabryanus chromosome 9, PD_genome_1.1, whole genome shotgun sequence genomic window, tttcatttttattttagtgaaTACATGTCTATGCACAAATTGCACACTGTGTTCTGAAGGCTCTGGAAAGAAatgattttctttttaaatagtGTTTTGTAGTCCCTTGAGCATTATTTATACAGATTAAGTGAATGACTATAAATGCAGAAGAATACCTGACACATGGAAAAGCATCTGAAAAACTCATGCAgttattttttcatgtattacATCTTATCAACTCAGCTGCCCATATTCATCATCAACGGAGACATATGGTCCAAAAAAAAAGAATGTTTCCATTGCTAGATCTGGAAGATTTTATGTCTGGTTTTATCAGCTGGTTTAGTATAATgctttttaataaacaaattgaCACTGTAAACCTCAAGAAATTAATTTATGGATACAAATCTTGACTGAgcatgtttgtttataataataaaaataatatagaatataaaacattataaaagaACATTTTATGCAAATTGTCAAGCTGGTACTGCATAtattcacttaaaaaaaaaaatcaggggttgtttcaacccatggataaaataatgttaaaccGCTGCTCTTAAGCTATAAATTCATATTTTGATAGCTGATTGCCTATTTATATGCAAAACAAACTACTTAACTATTCAGTACAGGGAGTTGGCAGTGTTAAAATGCGGAAAATAATTGGGAAGGTCTGTACATAGTCCTGCAATGTAATCATTCCCACTGATAAATTGTCCAGAAGGAGATGTTTTAGCGAGAAAAGATTCGTCCTGCGGCCACGTGGAAAGTCCAGCCGCGTGAGGCACCTGATGAGAGTAAAAGTAACTGGACTGATTGGAGAGTAGATTAAAAGAGCGCGgagcagagagagacagagggaCAGAGGCAGATGCTGTGAAAGTGGATTTCATCTGGTGATGGTGCCGGCGGTGTTCACCGCCCATCCCATAATAAGCAGCATCTTGACCCGACTGCAGAAGTCTATCAGCACCGGTGCTATAGTGATGCGCACTCTGGGACAAAACAGAGCCTGCGTAATTGTTCTGGTGAGCTCCAATGTAAGGTGTTGATGATGGGTTAGGGTGAGGATGCTGGAGGGTCACGAAGGGCGAAACGGGCCAATAAAACGAGCCTGCAAACGCCAATCCCGTGGCCGTGGTGGAGGACAGACGCGCGCCTCTCTTCATGGCCAGTTTGGCCCGGGACGCAGCTGTTGACCGGCGCCTGAGTTTACCCGTTGTTCCGCCTATGAACACATCATCACTGGACGGGTCCAGCATCCAGTAGTTACCCTTTCCCGGGTCGTCGTAATGTCGCGGGACCTTCACGAAGCACTTGTTGAGACTCAAGTTGTGTCGGATGGAGTTTTGCCAGCCCTGTCTGTTCTCTCGGTAGTACGGGAAGTTACCCATGATGAACTCATAGATGCCGTTGAGGGTGAGCCGTCGCTCCGGTGACTGGCGGATGGCCATCATGATAAGCGCGTTGTAACTAAACGGGGGTTTATCGGGTTTGTTCTTCTTGTCCTTTTCATTTGCTACTACTTCACACTCGGTCTCTCCAACACCCTTGGGCTCCGTTTGTCCATTTTCTTTTGGATCGCATCGGGTACGCTCTAGAGTGACACCTAAATCGGAATATTTTCCATTATCTCCACCCGACTGATGGGAGCGGGTTGGGGTCTTCGCGGCCCGGACGCGCGGTGCGCCCGGCGCGCCTCCACGGTCGCTCATCACCCGCTCGTGTCGGAGCAGAAGGCTGCTGATGCTGAAGGAAGACTTGTGAAAAAAACGTACGGGTGCTTTCAGCTCCTCCATGTTGAACAATGCAAATCACGCACTAGAAAAGTACTTGAAAGTTCAAGTTCAGGAAACAATGCGGCACCTGCGCGCCCAGAGGATGCGCGTTCATGCTTTAGAAAGTGCTTGAAATTAAAGATCTGATAAGTTTCCCTCACAGCCAATCTCTCTGACTGATCAATGAACTCAAAGGCTCCATTATAACACTTCGGAAGCTCGTGAAACTCAAGCCTCTCACCTTAGACCGCCTCTCAGCTTCTGCCCTTCCCATCTGTTTACACATTCATCTGGCTGAATGCCTGTCAAAAACGAGTGAGGCAAAAATATGTTATGCTATTGAGAACAGATACGACAACACTTGGAGATGTGAGTAAACAAACAGCTTAAGTTCAACATCTCTGGAGAATGATACTGCTTCCTTCATCGACCTTATAAATTAGCTGTTTTCAGTtgaagtttttattaaaaaaaattacttcaggATAAGAACAGACGTTTTTGTTTGatgcaaatacatttttttaaatgtattgataAATAATTAATGTACGATGTAAAAAGGTAAAGTTATAAAAAATActtcagtttacaaattttaagttgaaaaagcGTAATCTTTTTATATTAACTTAACATAAAGGCATTATAAAGCcaatgtatataaaataaagcAAACCTTTAAGAATGCAAAAAGTGTACACTGTGTAAACATATGCAGCTTGAAgtaaaaacaacttggttttgcaagtcaacctactattttaacataacttataaaaactagttgaagttttttttaactttatctttaagttaaagtagcataaatatatttgttgatttaagaaaaatgctgcattttttacactaAAATGGTaacaatttaaattaaaaagttAATGACGCATCATATATTAAGAAATTTAATGTAAATTTGCAGACTCCATCAATATATTACATAAATagaaataacatacattttgtgACAGGaaggcaaacaaacaaacagataacTGCTTAGCTGcatcaaaaaagaaaaaaacacgaAACAGCAGCTCAATATGAATTTGGAAATTTCAGGAAGCAAattttacaataaataaaatatcctGATTCAGCATGTTTTTTCCAGAATGAAATAGCCTATTAAACAAAAAGCATACACACTGTGTATTACACaacattttcaatttaatttaattttataatgtCAGGACTGTCAGATTTAATTATTGAGGATATGTACGAAGTAACattcataatatatatatatatatatatggaagACTATAACAAGACTCACAAGATAGCTTAAATGCTCAGTTATTTTATGAACAATTATTTTATTAGAGAAGTGGACAAACAGAGAGCTgagacaaaaataaacatgtttaattcCTTTAATGCACAACCACAGTGTGCTATCATCATTCACAcactttaacaaatacaacaatTCAAGCACAGCAAATATGCTTGGTAAAGTCACCTTTTTCCTAATTGGGTTCTTAGTTTTGTTAATGCGGAGTATACATTTTCACCCGGACATTCAGTTTTTGCTACATCTCTGTGTCCCACCAGCACAAAGTCAGGCCGCACGTGTCCGGAAATCTCTCCGACACGCAACAATCTCTGCAAAGCAGTCAGTGATGCAGGAGTAGGCAATTCCTCTGCAAACAAAACCATGACAATGGCatgaacaataaaataaatacagtgTGAACACGTAACTATGagcaaaatgaaaatgaaactgTTATGGTGGTGGTGGCTTTCTCACCATTGAAGTTACCCATGAAGGCTATACCAACAGAATCACAATTGTATTCTTTTGCATGAGCCCCTACAACTCCCCATCCACGCCCTTCATACACCGATCCATCTCCTGAGATCAGAAAActtcaaacagacagacagggagagagagagagagagagagagagagagagagagagagagagagagagagagagagagagagagagagagataaagacATTTTGTAGGTGGATGTATAGACTGTTTtgagcagtaacaacataaactgacggctttcgtggaacaaatgTTAACTTCTGGTATACTTtcgc contains:
- the foxg1c gene encoding forkhead box protein G1c; amino-acid sequence: MEELKAPVRFFHKSSFSISSLLLRHERVMSDRGGAPGAPRVRAAKTPTRSHQSGGDNGKYSDLGVTLERTRCDPKENGQTEPKGVGETECEVVANEKDKKNKPDKPPFSYNALIMMAIRQSPERRLTLNGIYEFIMGNFPYYRENRQGWQNSIRHNLSLNKCFVKVPRHYDDPGKGNYWMLDPSSDDVFIGGTTGKLRRRSTAASRAKLAMKRGARLSSTTATGLAFAGSFYWPVSPFVTLQHPHPNPSSTPYIGAHQNNYAGSVLSQSAHHYSTGADRLLQSGQDAAYYGMGGEHRRHHHQMKSTFTASASVPLSLSAPRSFNLLSNQSSYFYSHQVPHAAGLSTWPQDESFLAKTSPSGQFISGNDYIAGLCTDLPNYFPHFNTANSLY
- the pglyrp5 gene encoding peptidoglycan recognition protein 5; the encoded protein is MNEHAPEGNVNTSEGLLEHRLCDGLSSDGVIARSVWKAADPRIRTEMKGPARMVILHHTALRYCVQPRDSLAQLAYIQNLHMHEREFDDIGYNFLISGDGSVYEGRGWGVVGAHAKEYNCDSVGIAFMGNFNEELPTPASLTALQRLLRVGEISGHVRPDFVLVGHRDVAKTECPGENVYSALTKLRTQLGKR